TTTAGAAGCTGTTTTATGTCACTTATCAAGATGTTTATCCCAATGCACAggaattttgttctcatcaagGAAGCATCCAAAAACGAAAGATCTAATGGTAAGCGCTTGTCAAAGTAAAACAGTTTCATACTAATCGATATGcttttatatttattatatacATATGTAGAAATCCATTGAATTTCTAATTTAAGCGCATCAACTCATTCTTTTAGCCAGAAGATTTCTGGATCAATGCACGGAAGAAAGGGTTTGTGGTTTTCGCTCTACCAGGGGAACCTGGTCTGGCTGAGTTAGTGGGGGATTTCAAAATCCAATTCCAAGATAGCCATGGAGATTTCTATTGGTATGTACATCGGTTCCCCTATCTTACTCTTGTTTATGTTATGTTGTAACTTTCCTTCACTAATTTAATGACGAATGTTGAATCTGTCATGCATTTGTTTCACAGAACCTGCTCTGTAATATTTTGCTATTTTCCTACCCAAAATTTTACATTCAGCAATTGCGGTACAATAAATAGGAAAATTATTCCATGCTACGAAGCGTTAAATGCGATGAGCATTGGATGGCCTGGATTGGTTTGAATTATTGCTTTTATTGTAGTCCCATGAATCCAGGCCATCCAATGCTCGTAGCATTTAGTGCTATGTAGCAAGAGACTAGACTGCCAGATTGAATGATTGAATTCCTTTATATTCTTACCCCTTTTTCAGCTGGTTAAATACAATGACGGAAAACAGAAAAGTCCTAACTGCAGATGACCTCGATGGTTATGAGAAGGTAAATGGTTTGACTCtaattacttatgaatatgATGTACGTCAAATATTAGATCATCTCTCTGTTTCTCTACCCTACATTTCTATTTCTTTGCGGCGCTTGTTTGTGAAACACCGTTGGTTGTTATTTGCAGAGAAAATTACCTTGTCCCGGATTCCAGGTTGAAGTTGTGATGATAGACTATGATGGTGCtactttacctacaaaagctaaAGCAGATTCTTCCGGTAGAACACCTGAGGGTAGCGCAAGTGATGCCAATGCTTCAAGTCATGGTGTTGCTGGAAATCCCAACCAAAGTAAAATCTCTCAGCGTGAAGATGGTGATGATGTATTTTCGGATAGTGATGGAGATGAGACTGAGGATAAAATGAGCAGGCAAGCGGAAGCGAATTCTAGAGCTGGACTTCCTGCATATAATCATCCATCTAACACCAGAAGAGTGGATAGCCCGCGGAGTAATTCCAGAAAACCAACCAACGACGGGGCTGAAAAATCTCACCCGGGCCACTCCCGCAAGTTGAGCTCATCTGGGGGAGATGATATTAGGGCAATGGCCGCGGATGCTTCAGTTTTCTCTTTCGGGGATGATTTTGATAGCGAATGAAGCAGTTGAGCTTTGCTTGAAATTGTACAAGAAACACCAGTGTATTCACTATTCCAAACAATAGATAACGCAGAGTTCCGGGACGAACATAGGAATCAGATGTTGGTTGATTGACCTCATTGTTTTCAATGAAAAGGCGTTATCCCGCCATTTTTCTCAATCCTTTaacgataaaaaaaaacaatcgaATGTTGTATCACCAATAAAAgttacatataaatattacaTTGCACATTAAAAATCTGTatcattggaaaaaaaaaaaaattcccaccaGTCAAAATTGATCAGCAGCAAAACTGATGTACTTCTCGACGGGAGCCATGGGGATGCCATAATTTCCGAGAATGAGGCCTCCAACCTTTCCTTCGCGAGGCCTGATGTTATCTGTCCATCATTCCATCACATTCAAAGAGCTATAAGCTGTTCCAACGCGGTGAGCATTGACGTGCCTTCCAGAGCTGAGATAATTCTCGGGGCCATACTAAAGTCTACTTCCCTTTTTCTTGCCCCCTTGGAGTTTGGAAACAATCTTATTCAGCGTAGAAATTTCAAACTCTTTATTTTGGAGTTGCTGCTTCAGTCCTTCGATCTCTTTTAATTGATCAGAACACTTCTCTGAGGCCTTCTGTTGTTCTTCCTTTAACCTTTCTATCTCTTTAAGGTGATCGCAGCACTGATTTAGCTCTGCCGCTGTCTCGTCTTCTAATTTTTTACCCGTCTTTTGTTTCTTATGTACACCTGAGTTCTCTTCAACTTCTAAAGCTCTCTTAGATGAGGCTTGGGCAGAGGACTCAACGTTTGCCATTTTACGAACAAATAAATCAGCAGTTACACCCGTGCTAAGCTTAAATGCAATAAGTTTCTGGGGCCGTCCACATGAGTCCTATAATAACATAGATTAACAACATTATGTTTCTTTATAACCAAACAAATCCGAGTGCCTTGTAGACTACAAAAACACCTTGTAATGAAAATTAAACTCATCACATGAAAAGCACACAAATGAAAATCAATGGGGTATAAAAATATACTCATGTGAAAAGAACGGCATGTACAAACTAAGATATCGTATATATGTGTTCAACATTGTCAATGCTATAAAGATATATCTGTCATATGTACCTTCTCCTGGCTGCCTTGGACTTTTTCATATGCCTGATGTGCTTCTTGTGGACTCGTAAAGATAGCAAAGGCAGAATATTTATCTCCTTGTGCTTTCACAGATGGTTGCTGGAAATGTTTTAACTATATTAACTTCACAGTAACAAGCAGGGAAGAAAGtgggaaggaaggagaaagaaaaatatgagaCCGAGACTATTTTACCCAAAATGAAAGCCCAACCTCAGTATCTATGATATGACGTGTGACGGTCTTTCGGAAGTAAAACCATAACATTATACCTCTAAAGCACACAGAACATGTATTCTATTAAAAACATTAAGGCATATATATTGAACCTTGACTTGTATCTTATAGTTCCCGGGAATGACATTGCGCAGTTCTTCACTAGGCACTGTTATTGGTATCCTGTGGAGAAGTAGCCTTGCCATATTAACTTCCCGTACCTACAATTGAAAGAGTTATTAAGACAATGATGATGTACCTGGATTCTGGAATCCTGTCTTGAAGTTTAAAAAACgatgaaaaactaaaaactcacaTCCTCCTGAGCTGGGGGGGGAATAAATCCAACTTCGCCCCTTATCTTAGCAAGAACAAGTTTCATTGCAGCACAAGCATCATCTAGACAATTGTGTGGAGAACCTTGCTTCCGGACTTCAGAACCCAATACAGACTGGAAAAGATAATATGGAAATATAAGTCAACCATCTCAAAAAATCCCAACCCatgatttctttgctttcattcTTGGGATTTATGCAATGccaaaaaacaaataacaatATGCAGACCACCATCCTAAATTGCCTAAGTTAATACATAATTGCCCACATTGCAACAATCAAGAACTTAAAGGTAAAAAAATTCCAAGTCATTCCTAATTAAAATGGACAAAGAAAGACTGACACTGAATTGCAGAATCATGCAATAGACTAATTACCAGATTCCAGAGCAAGAGGTATGTGAAAATTCGACTGATATATAACAGTGATAAACCAGCTTCTTATAACTTACCTTACACAAATTATTTAAGGAAGGTTTTCTATGGATAGGGCCATCAGAGTATTGGAAGATATATGCAGTATCAATCACCCTGGCATGTTCCAACTTCAATGCTGTGAGCAAAAAAGAGCAATATTAACAACAATGAACAATACAgcaacaataaaaaagaaatacaaagtCATAATTAAATTGCAGAAACTGAAAAGGAAAACAAGAAGATACAATGAGTTGTTTGAGACATCAAAAAGGCCCAAACATCTACTTATAGAACAACAGAACTTACCTTGCAGGTCATTGCATAAGCTATGCCCAACTAAAATAGTACCATCCGACAACAACTTCTTCAAGCGTTTCTACAATATAAACCAAAAAGTTCAGGTAAAAAAGAGTCATGCATAATCCCTTGAAATCAGATTGAAAAAAAATCCACTTGAAACGTATAAATAACCTTAATACCTGTATATCCTTCAATGTGCATGTAACTCCATCCAAATCCGCTACTGAAACTCCTGTAATCTCAGATCTGTAGTCAGCAACTTCTTTGCAAGGGTTTACAAATTCATTCAGTTTGACCTGAAAAGCCAAAGTCCAAATTCATACGGTTATAGAAAGGGGAGTTCAAAAAGGTCTAGGCACTAATCAGATAACTAGTCTAAGTTGTAGAGCAGCTATACCTGTAATTCTGCATCCACAACGCACACCTTTACTAAAGCTTCAGAGCCATCTTCACATAGAACCATCTCACAATCAACAGCAACCATTGCACTTGAGGTCATCATCTTAGACTTTTTACCTAGCTTTGTAGCTACCCAATCCTGCTTCGCCATTTATACAAG
This is a stretch of genomic DNA from Malus domestica chromosome 02, GDT2T_hap1. It encodes these proteins:
- the LOC103453719 gene encoding small RNA degrading nuclease 1; its protein translation is MPPMDDLFATAEKKVLVEIVKLAQQRGMKGDKGDWKQFLSSYDKKFGASLSDPGRRSNDVLTAFLKTLNNEDDLKVLAKVVQCHTNRQAVEQLLKNFPENESPEQKLVRATLEHPQYLLDYSFASNDQDWVATKLGKKSKMMTSSAMVAVDCEMVLCEDGSEALVKVCVVDAELQVKLNEFVNPCKEVADYRSEITGVSVADLDGVTCTLKDIQKRLKKLLSDGTILVGHSLCNDLQALKLEHARVIDTAYIFQYSDGPIHRKPSLNNLCKSVLGSEVRKQGSPHNCLDDACAAMKLVLAKIRGEVGFIPPPAQEDVREVNMARLLLHRIPITVPSEELRNVIPGNYKIQVKQPSVKAQGDKYSAFAIFTSPQEAHQAYEKVQGSQEKDSCGRPQKLIAFKLSTGVTADLFVRKMANVESSAQASSKRALEVEENSGVHKKQKTGKKLEDETAAELNQCCDHLKEIERLKEEQQKASEKCSDQLKEIEGLKQQLQNKEFEISTLNKIVSKLQGGKKKGSRL